The DNA window GTGGGACAGCCTTGATCCGGAAGTGGACGCAGACGCTGAAGAAGCTTGGCGCCAGGAAATTAGGCGGCGCATCCTTGATCTGGATTCCGATAAGGTAGTCGCCATATCCTGGTCTGAAGCCAGCGCGCGCCTGCTCGCTAAGCTTCCAAACTAGACCATTCAACCGCCCATAGCTGCGCGCTTGATCTGGGCATTGATTTCCCCGCCGATGAGAAATGCCAGGCCGATGACGTACAGCCACACTAGGAGAATCATCATTGCTCCAAGAGATCCAT is part of the Terriglobia bacterium genome and encodes:
- a CDS encoding addiction module protein — encoded protein: MSRDAGEIFKEALALPPEARAALADYLWDSLDPEVDADAEEAWRQEIRRRILDLDSDKVVAISWSEASARLLAKLPN